The following proteins come from a genomic window of Proteinivorax hydrogeniformans:
- a CDS encoding IS3 family transposase (programmed frameshift), whose translation MSKSKSKHYSKEFIESVLKRLEPPSNDTVTAIAAELGIPKTTIYTWVKRNNKTLSSRKPQNRWNSEDKFQIVLETAALSEAELADYCRRKGIYLEDIKRWKEQCLKANQGETQDYQKTKSELKEEKEKAKELKKQLRQKEKALAETAALLVLRKKADANLGGPRGRLISSSDRVKAVELIDEARINGARLAPACEVLSISVRTYQRWTKEKGKIKEDKRPSAKRPTPKNKLTDEERQEIIKTANNPKYVDLPPSQIVPKLADEGKYLASESTIYRVLKEEKMDAHRGRAKKPTKREPPTHVATSPNKIWTWDITWLNSAVKGSFYKLYLIIDMFSRLIVAYEVWESEKAEYAERLIKKATLSQKISGRPLVLHSDNGSPMKAATFQATLEKLGIQSSFSRPRVSNDNPYSESLFKTMKYRPAYPYKGFKSIEEARNWVKEFVRWYNYEHLHSGLKFVTPYQRHYGIDVNIVEKRIRIYEHARKKHPERWSKNIRDWSLPEYVSLNPIKDIQFKNTIDHVD comes from the exons ATGTCAAAATCTAAAAGTAAGCACTACTCTAAAGAGTTTATTGAGTCCGTATTAAAAAGACTTGAGCCCCCTTCAAATGACACCGTTACTGCTATTGCAGCAGAGCTGGGCATTCCCAAAACAACCATTTATACATGGGTGAAAAGAAACAATAAAACTCTATCATCTCGCAAACCTCAAAATAGGTGGAACTCAGAAGATAAATTCCAAATAGTATTAGAAACAGCAGCTTTAAGTGAAGCTGAGCTAGCCGATTACTGCCGACGTAAAGGTATATACCTTGAAGATATAAAGCGTTGGAAAGAGCAATGTTTAAAGGCAAACCAAGGTGAAACACAGGACTACCAAAAGACTAAAAGTGAGTTAAAGGAAGAAAAGGAAAAAGCAAAAGAATTAAAAAAGCAGCTTAGACAAAAAGAGAAGGCACTGGCAGAAACGGCTGCATTACTAGTATTAAGAAAAAAAGCAGACGCGA ATTTGGGGGGACCCCGAGGAAGACTGATCAGTAGCTCAGATCGCGTAAAAGCAGTAGAACTGATCGATGAAGCAAGAATAAATGGTGCAAGGTTAGCCCCTGCATGTGAAGTATTAAGTATCAGCGTGCGTACCTATCAAAGATGGACTAAGGAAAAAGGGAAGATCAAAGAAGATAAAAGACCTTCAGCTAAACGCCCCACTCCTAAAAACAAGCTAACAGATGAAGAACGCCAAGAAATAATAAAAACAGCAAATAATCCTAAGTATGTCGACTTACCTCCATCACAAATAGTTCCTAAGCTGGCAGACGAAGGCAAATATTTGGCATCTGAATCAACAATTTACAGGGTTTTAAAAGAAGAAAAAATGGATGCTCACCGAGGAAGGGCCAAAAAACCCACAAAAAGGGAGCCTCCTACTCATGTAGCTACTTCCCCTAATAAAATATGGACTTGGGATATAACATGGCTAAACTCTGCTGTTAAAGGTAGTTTCTATAAGTTATACCTTATAATAGATATGTTTAGCAGATTAATTGTAGCCTATGAAGTATGGGAGTCAGAGAAAGCAGAATATGCTGAAAGACTTATTAAAAAAGCAACATTGTCTCAAAAGATTTCAGGTCGACCTTTAGTACTACACTCCGATAATGGCAGCCCAATGAAAGCAGCAACATTTCAGGCCACACTTGAAAAACTAGGTATTCAAAGCTCTTTTTCCCGTCCAAGAGTTAGTAATGACAACCCTTACTCCGAATCGCTCTTTAAGACCATGAAGTATCGCCCAGCATACCCTTATAAAGGTTTTAAAAGCATAGAGGAAGCAAGAAATTGGGTTAAAGAATTTGTTAGATGGTATAACTATGAACACTTACATAGTGGCTTAAAATTTGTTACACCTTACCAAAGACACTATGGAATTGATGTTAATATAGTAGAAAAAAGAATCAGGATCTATGAGCATGCAAGGAAAAAGCACCCAGAGAGGTGGTCTAAAAATATCAGAGATTGGTCATTACCCGAATATGTTTCTCTAAACCCTATAAAAGACATACAGTTTAAAAATACTATAGATCATGTAGATTAG
- the pflB gene encoding formate C-acetyltransferase, whose amino-acid sequence MNTEWREFKHGVWNDEVNVRDFIQKNYTPYEGDDRFLNEPTEKTKNLWEKAVQLLNKENQKGILDLDTNTVSGINAFKPGYLDKENELIVGFQTDEPLKRIVNPFGGIRMAISAAESYGYEVDESIKDTFTNYRKTHNQGVFDVYTPEMKLARKAGVVTGLPDAYGRGRIIGDYRRLPLYGSDFLIEQKKKEMADLNGPMTENVIRLREELMEQLRALNELTEMAASYGFDVTKPAKNSKEAIQWLYFAYLAAIKQQNGAAMSLGRVSTFLDIYIERDLKENTISEEQAQELIDQFVMKLRLARHLRTPDYNELFAGDPTWITEAIGGMGVDGRTLVTKNSYRFLHTLVNLGPAPEPNMTVLWSQKLPEKFKEFCAKLSIETDSIQYENDDLMRTDFDDDYGIACCVSAMKIGKQMQYFGARVNLAKALLYALNGGVDEQLKQQVSPKQELPKGEYLNYEDVMDKFDNVMEWLAETYVNTMNVIHYMHDKYAYESSMLALHDRDIDRLMAFGIAGLSVVSDSLSAIKYAKVKPVRKDNITVDFHTEGEFPKYGNDDEKVDEITVDVVNRFMEKLRKHQAYRDSIHTLSILTITSNVVYGKKTGSTPDGRKEGEPFAPGANPMHGRDITGALASLNSVAKIPYAQCKDGVSNTFTVVPDSLGKDKQQRVANLVSVLDGYFVQGAHHLNVNVLNKETLKDAMDHPEKYPSLTVRVSGYAVNFNRLTKSQQQEVISRTFHQRI is encoded by the coding sequence ATGAACACAGAGTGGAGAGAATTTAAGCATGGTGTTTGGAATGATGAGGTTAACGTAAGGGATTTTATTCAAAAAAATTATACTCCTTACGAAGGAGACGATAGGTTTCTAAATGAGCCTACGGAAAAAACAAAAAATTTATGGGAAAAAGCAGTACAACTTTTAAATAAAGAAAATCAAAAGGGCATCTTAGATCTAGACACTAATACAGTCTCAGGAATAAACGCATTTAAACCAGGTTACTTAGATAAGGAAAACGAACTAATAGTAGGTTTTCAAACCGATGAGCCTTTAAAACGAATCGTAAACCCTTTCGGTGGTATTCGCATGGCTATTTCTGCTGCAGAAAGTTATGGTTATGAGGTTGATGAAAGTATTAAGGATACTTTTACTAACTATCGCAAAACACATAACCAAGGTGTTTTTGATGTTTATACTCCTGAAATGAAGCTTGCTAGAAAGGCTGGCGTTGTTACAGGATTGCCTGATGCTTATGGAAGAGGAAGAATCATTGGTGATTATCGTAGATTGCCACTTTACGGTTCAGACTTTTTGATAGAGCAAAAGAAAAAAGAAATGGCAGATCTTAACGGACCAATGACTGAAAATGTTATTAGGTTAAGAGAAGAGTTAATGGAACAACTACGTGCTTTAAATGAACTTACTGAAATGGCCGCTAGCTATGGGTTTGATGTAACTAAACCAGCTAAAAATTCTAAGGAAGCAATTCAGTGGTTATACTTCGCTTACCTTGCTGCTATAAAACAGCAAAATGGTGCTGCTATGTCTCTAGGTAGAGTTAGTACGTTCTTAGACATTTATATAGAAAGAGATCTTAAGGAAAACACTATCTCTGAAGAACAAGCCCAGGAGCTAATTGATCAGTTTGTTATGAAACTGCGTCTAGCTAGACACCTAAGAACACCTGACTATAACGAGTTGTTCGCCGGAGACCCTACCTGGATAACAGAAGCTATCGGTGGTATGGGGGTTGATGGTCGAACATTAGTTACCAAAAACAGTTATAGATTCTTGCACACTTTGGTAAATCTAGGTCCAGCCCCAGAGCCAAACATGACCGTTCTTTGGTCACAAAAATTACCAGAGAAATTTAAAGAGTTTTGCGCTAAGTTGTCTATAGAGACTGACTCTATCCAGTACGAAAATGACGACCTTATGCGTACAGATTTTGATGACGATTATGGAATTGCCTGCTGCGTTTCCGCTATGAAAATAGGAAAACAGATGCAATATTTCGGAGCTAGAGTAAACCTAGCTAAAGCACTGCTTTATGCTTTAAATGGTGGAGTTGATGAGCAACTTAAACAGCAAGTCTCTCCAAAGCAAGAATTGCCTAAGGGTGAGTATCTCAATTATGAAGATGTTATGGATAAATTCGATAACGTTATGGAATGGCTGGCAGAAACTTATGTAAATACCATGAATGTTATTCACTACATGCATGATAAATACGCATATGAATCATCTATGTTAGCGCTTCATGATAGAGATATAGACAGGCTAATGGCTTTCGGTATAGCAGGGCTATCAGTTGTTAGCGACTCCTTAAGTGCCATAAAATACGCTAAAGTTAAACCTGTCAGAAAAGATAACATTACAGTTGACTTCCATACCGAAGGTGAATTCCCGAAATATGGTAATGATGATGAAAAAGTTGATGAAATAACAGTCGATGTAGTTAACAGGTTTATGGAAAAACTGCGCAAACATCAAGCTTATCGCGATTCTATACACACTCTTTCTATCCTTACGATAACTTCAAACGTTGTCTATGGTAAAAAGACTGGCTCAACCCCAGACGGACGAAAAGAAGGAGAACCTTTTGCTCCAGGTGCTAACCCAATGCACGGAAGAGATATAACCGGAGCTTTAGCTTCGTTGAACTCAGTAGCAAAAATACCTTATGCTCAGTGTAAAGATGGTGTATCAAACACCTTTACCGTAGTGCCTGACAGCTTAGGTAAGGATAAGCAGCAACGAGTTGCAAATCTTGTATCTGTTTTAGATGGATACTTTGTTCAAGGTGCTCATCATTTAAATGTAAATGTTCTAAATAAAGAAACCTTAAAGGATGCTATGGATCACCCTGAAAAATACCCTTCTTTAACTGTTAGAGTTTCTGGATATGCAGTAAACTTTAATCGCTTGACTAAGTCCCAGCAGCAAGAAGTAATTTCTAGGACATTCCACCAGAGAATATAG
- a CDS encoding DUF4126 domain-containing protein — protein MFLNLLTGIGLSTAAGFRVFIPLLTMSVASYYGIISPPDNFEWIASSQAITILSIATISELIAYEIPWFNNIVNMISIPFATVAGILLTASFLTEVSPLHQWSLAIIAGGGTALATDVFSNTAQVAVTTATGGTANPILSLFESAITIIISMIVILAITLPIALIIIPFILMLFRSTVKSKRLKQG, from the coding sequence GTGTTCTTAAACCTACTAACTGGTATCGGCTTAAGCACAGCCGCCGGATTTCGTGTGTTTATTCCTCTTTTAACTATGAGCGTAGCAAGCTACTATGGCATTATAAGTCCACCTGATAACTTTGAATGGATAGCTTCATCACAGGCAATTACTATACTCTCGATAGCGACTATATCGGAACTTATCGCTTATGAAATTCCTTGGTTTAACAATATAGTTAATATGATAAGCATTCCTTTTGCTACAGTAGCAGGCATTCTTTTAACCGCATCATTTCTGACGGAGGTAAGCCCATTACATCAGTGGTCTCTGGCTATAATAGCTGGTGGAGGAACAGCTCTGGCCACAGACGTATTTAGTAACACTGCTCAGGTAGCTGTAACAACAGCAACTGGAGGAACGGCCAACCCTATTCTCTCGCTATTTGAATCGGCGATTACAATAATAATTTCAATGATAGTCATACTGGCAATTACTCTTCCGATTGCTTTAATAATAATACCTTTTATACTCATGCTATTTAGATCAACAGTTAAATCTAAACGTTTAAAACAAGGATAG
- a CDS encoding MBL fold metallo-hydrolase, whose translation MKFKDSGQGCTVQYLFNSGFAVETQSNILIFDYCKRSEYITDKLLSGKKVTVFVTHDHSDHFNSIIYEWSKKHDVCYVIDENVDKSPNANIYTVKPDEHLFVNDISIKTLGSTDRGVSFLVKVDDVTIFHSGDLNWWKWKNDSIQTQRQEELDYKNEIHKLLNQHIDIAFIPVDPRLGEFYDLAAKYFAEVISVSNIIPMHFTTSPKSVEIIAEKWQLRPKFVPLLLEGQTATFKLQGRSHPPCS comes from the coding sequence TTGAAATTTAAAGATAGCGGCCAGGGGTGTACAGTCCAATATTTGTTCAATAGTGGCTTTGCAGTGGAAACCCAGAGTAATATTCTAATCTTTGACTATTGTAAAAGAAGTGAGTATATCACAGATAAGCTTCTTTCGGGTAAAAAAGTCACTGTTTTTGTAACTCACGATCATAGCGACCACTTCAACTCAATAATCTATGAATGGTCAAAAAAGCATGATGTTTGTTATGTCATTGATGAAAATGTAGATAAATCCCCTAATGCCAATATATATACTGTCAAACCGGACGAGCACTTGTTTGTAAATGACATTTCAATAAAGACCCTAGGCTCTACCGACCGAGGTGTCTCTTTTCTAGTTAAAGTTGATGATGTCACTATCTTTCATAGCGGAGACCTCAACTGGTGGAAATGGAAAAACGACTCAATACAAACCCAGCGACAAGAAGAACTAGATTACAAAAATGAAATACACAAACTACTTAATCAGCATATTGATATTGCCTTTATACCTGTTGACCCAAGACTTGGTGAGTTTTACGACCTGGCGGCCAAATATTTTGCCGAAGTTATTTCTGTTAGTAATATAATCCCAATGCATTTTACCACTTCGCCGAAATCAGTGGAAATCATCGCAGAAAAATGGCAACTTAGGCCTAAGTTTGTCCCGTTACTTCTAGAAGGTCAAACTGCAACATTCAAACTACAAGGAAGGAGTCACCCTCCGTGTTCTTAA